One genomic region from Fulvitalea axinellae encodes:
- a CDS encoding prolyl oligopeptidase family serine peptidase, with amino-acid sequence MKKLFMSLALVASLPIASLKAQQKNTKGNVVAYFGEEKKVAVHEGTVLHQFTEGLYVNSKLNYGRIPVAKDNLAKQLFDGTFATPNAGATACLTADGEKAVWENITAGKDHFFKNRHLRTGHLYLSYESDKEQLALLATTANTATFVNGMPHEGDHYNFGWSLVPFHMKKGTNEFLLTGGRFNKMKARILTPKQAIQFTKRDITLPDLILEETGEKWGSIRIVNATDRSMKGYTITAAIEGKEYVTPITVISPMAVRKVPFQVVDIEGGVAGKLPLTLTLKNRSGKVIDEVGLDINNRTKFKHHERTFVSDVDGSVQYYSVAPSTDKTSKNQAMFLSVHGASVQATNQSRAYKQKDWGYVVAATNRRPYGFAWEDWGRLDAMEVLADAEQLFETDPQHTYLTGHSMGGHGTWYLGATYPDRFAAIAPCAGYPELLGYASNHKMYKHATGNIGETAVADMFSRAQNPTKTKLLAKNYLQSGVYIFHGSDDTVVDVELARDMRNFLGDYHNDFVYYEYPGGKHWFGNNSVDWAPIFDYFKWHSNPAAKDKKHIEFVTASVGVSAKNHWITIQQQEEPFAISSVDFTYAEGIKGTTKNVRTIIFDAKALELDGDVNIEIDGQAITASGEKVILQKTEGKWSTIAGIDAKEKSPERNGGFRDAFNNDVVFVYGTRGSKAEREWYYNKARFDAETFWYRGNSTIELVRDVDFNAKRYKDRNVVIYGNANTNSAWNKLLKDSPVQVRKGKITIDGKTMSGDNLGAYFVRPRKDSDKASVGVVAGTGLKGAKATYTNQYFLAGPNFPDLMIFDDNATDQGIKAVKVSGFFGNDWSVKNGQFAWKEAL; translated from the coding sequence ATGAAAAAACTTTTTATGTCTTTGGCGCTTGTTGCGTCATTGCCCATAGCTAGTCTGAAGGCCCAACAAAAGAACACTAAGGGAAATGTTGTGGCCTACTTCGGGGAGGAAAAAAAGGTGGCTGTGCACGAAGGCACGGTATTGCACCAATTCACCGAAGGACTGTACGTTAATTCGAAACTCAATTACGGCAGAATTCCGGTGGCTAAGGACAACTTGGCCAAGCAACTGTTTGACGGGACTTTCGCGACTCCGAATGCCGGCGCCACGGCTTGCCTTACGGCCGACGGCGAAAAGGCGGTTTGGGAAAACATTACCGCCGGCAAGGACCATTTCTTCAAGAACAGGCACCTGCGCACCGGGCACCTCTACCTGAGCTACGAGTCGGACAAGGAGCAATTGGCTCTGCTGGCCACTACGGCCAACACCGCTACCTTCGTGAACGGCATGCCTCACGAGGGCGACCACTACAACTTCGGTTGGTCGTTGGTGCCTTTCCATATGAAAAAGGGAACCAACGAATTTCTGCTCACGGGCGGTCGCTTCAACAAGATGAAAGCCCGTATCCTGACGCCAAAACAGGCGATCCAATTCACTAAGAGGGATATCACTTTGCCGGACCTTATCCTTGAGGAAACCGGAGAGAAGTGGGGCTCTATCCGTATCGTAAACGCTACGGACAGGTCAATGAAAGGCTATACCATCACGGCGGCAATCGAGGGCAAAGAATACGTTACACCAATTACGGTAATCTCGCCGATGGCCGTGCGTAAAGTGCCTTTCCAAGTTGTGGATATCGAAGGCGGCGTGGCCGGAAAGCTTCCGCTTACCCTTACGCTCAAGAACCGTAGTGGAAAGGTGATCGACGAAGTTGGTCTCGACATTAACAACCGCACCAAGTTCAAGCACCACGAGCGTACTTTCGTAAGTGACGTGGACGGTAGCGTGCAGTACTACAGCGTGGCTCCTTCCACTGACAAGACTTCTAAGAATCAGGCCATGTTCCTTTCCGTACACGGAGCTTCGGTACAGGCCACTAACCAGTCCAGGGCTTATAAGCAAAAGGATTGGGGATATGTGGTAGCGGCCACTAACCGTCGTCCTTACGGATTTGCGTGGGAAGACTGGGGGCGCCTCGACGCCATGGAAGTGTTGGCCGACGCGGAACAGCTTTTCGAAACCGACCCGCAACACACTTACCTGACCGGCCACTCAATGGGCGGACATGGTACGTGGTATTTGGGTGCCACTTACCCGGACCGTTTCGCGGCTATCGCGCCTTGCGCCGGTTACCCGGAGCTGTTGGGCTATGCTAGCAACCACAAAATGTATAAGCACGCTACTGGCAACATCGGCGAAACAGCCGTTGCGGATATGTTCTCAAGGGCCCAGAACCCTACCAAGACCAAGCTCTTGGCCAAGAACTACCTGCAGTCGGGCGTTTACATTTTCCACGGCAGCGACGATACCGTAGTGGACGTGGAGCTTGCGCGCGACATGCGTAACTTCCTCGGCGATTACCACAACGACTTCGTTTACTACGAATACCCGGGCGGAAAGCACTGGTTCGGCAACAATAGCGTTGACTGGGCTCCGATCTTCGATTACTTCAAGTGGCACAGCAACCCTGCGGCCAAAGACAAGAAGCATATCGAGTTCGTGACCGCTTCTGTTGGCGTTTCGGCCAAAAACCACTGGATCACCATCCAGCAGCAGGAAGAGCCTTTCGCTATTTCTTCCGTTGACTTCACTTACGCCGAAGGCATCAAGGGAACGACCAAAAACGTTCGTACCATCATCTTCGACGCCAAAGCCTTGGAGCTTGACGGCGACGTAAATATCGAGATCGACGGACAGGCCATCACCGCTTCTGGCGAAAAAGTGATCTTGCAGAAAACCGAAGGCAAATGGTCTACTATCGCCGGTATTGACGCCAAGGAGAAATCTCCGGAGCGCAACGGTGGTTTCCGCGACGCTTTCAACAACGACGTGGTGTTCGTATACGGAACCCGCGGCAGTAAAGCAGAGCGTGAGTGGTACTACAACAAGGCCCGTTTCGACGCGGAAACTTTCTGGTACCGCGGCAACAGCACTATCGAATTGGTGCGTGACGTTGACTTCAACGCCAAGAGATACAAAGACCGCAACGTGGTAATCTACGGTAACGCAAACACCAACTCGGCTTGGAACAAGTTGCTCAAAGACAGCCCCGTACAGGTAAGAAAAGGCAAAATCACTATCGACGGCAAAACTATGTCGGGCGATAACTTGGGAGCCTACTTCGTTCGTCCTCGCAAAGACAGCGACAAGGCTTCTGTAGGCGTAGTGGCCGGCACCGGACTCAAAGGCGCCAAAGCCACTTACACTAACCAGTATTTCTTGGCCGGACCAAACTTCCCGGACCTGATGATCTTCGACGATAACGCCACCGACCAAGGTATCAAAGCCGTTAAGGTTTCGGGCTTCTTCGGCAACGATTGGTCCGTGAAGAACGGCCAGTTCGCTTGGAAAGAGGCTTTGTGA
- a CDS encoding FecR family protein: MAHEIPEHIEALIAKQLSDKLSPEERETLDRWREDSVWNDYHATEIEDVWKSAEYNNSEYTVSWEKNFREIEKRAEAERRNRKKPWRWIKVAASVAMLMSVVTITYRYTVKKPEETDGFLANSIEEVSVSYSNGKTFTVNQKDNLVSGGDTLYRQNENLLSAHADRLSMKAEKVTVNVPKGKRIKLKLPDGTKVWLNAATTFSYYTRPRNGVREVAVNGEACFDVVHNKTPFIVRMGHRNVRVLGTVFNVNNYNGAVGSHVTLVEGSVSLYGKDERRSVKLAPGQQALFKDKKRVEISDVNTRKYISWRDDILVFEGQKFRDLIPVLERWYNVSIINNDPECEGTEFSGTFYGDETVADIMRAFAKQNGTSYIHRNDTVYINKQYEEKVTKKVNPI, encoded by the coding sequence ATGGCACACGAGATTCCGGAACATATCGAGGCTCTGATAGCGAAACAGCTCAGTGATAAGCTTTCGCCCGAAGAACGGGAAACCCTTGACCGATGGAGAGAAGACTCCGTTTGGAACGATTATCACGCAACTGAAATAGAGGACGTGTGGAAAAGCGCCGAATATAATAATTCGGAATATACCGTTTCGTGGGAAAAGAACTTTAGGGAAATTGAGAAACGTGCCGAAGCTGAACGACGCAACAGAAAAAAACCTTGGCGATGGATAAAGGTCGCCGCCTCCGTGGCCATGCTGATGTCTGTAGTGACAATTACTTACCGCTATACCGTAAAGAAACCTGAAGAGACTGATGGTTTTTTGGCCAATAGCATTGAAGAAGTTTCAGTTTCTTATTCCAACGGAAAAACATTTACCGTTAATCAGAAAGACAATCTGGTCAGTGGCGGAGATACCCTTTATCGACAAAACGAGAACCTTTTGTCCGCTCACGCTGACCGGTTATCCATGAAGGCCGAGAAAGTAACGGTAAACGTACCGAAAGGAAAACGGATAAAACTAAAACTGCCCGACGGGACCAAAGTGTGGCTAAACGCCGCCACTACATTCAGCTATTATACCCGTCCGCGTAATGGAGTCCGGGAAGTGGCGGTAAACGGCGAAGCCTGTTTCGATGTCGTACATAACAAAACGCCATTTATCGTGCGTATGGGTCACCGCAACGTACGGGTATTGGGGACGGTTTTCAATGTCAATAACTATAATGGCGCCGTTGGGAGCCATGTCACCTTGGTGGAAGGCAGCGTGTCACTCTATGGAAAAGACGAACGGCGTTCCGTAAAGTTGGCCCCCGGACAACAAGCTTTGTTTAAGGACAAAAAACGGGTGGAGATCTCGGATGTCAACACCCGAAAATATATATCATGGAGAGACGATATCTTGGTTTTTGAAGGACAGAAATTCCGGGATCTTATACCCGTGCTAGAACGTTGGTATAACGTGTCCATCATTAATAACGACCCGGAATGTGAAGGGACAGAGTTTTCGGGAACCTTTTATGGAGACGAGACCGTCGCGGACATTATGAGAGCCTTCGCCAAGCAAAACGGAACCAGCTATATACACCGAAACGACACGGTGTATATCAATAAACAATATGAAGAAAAAGTAACGAAAAAGGTTAATCCTATATAG
- a CDS encoding TonB-dependent receptor — protein sequence MRNNLLKLGFGSVLRSVTPYFLVFVMIVATGIAGAHAKDGQSQRYSLKIKQGVSLKQVLEQITTKTGYTFFYKTKEINVGSVVSDRSFSDMTIDAILQKLLREKSLRYEIDGKRIHLYPKDTETDKPAQPKQETGFFIEGTVSDPAGETIIGANIVIEGTTTGTTTDVNGKFKLKIKKGDVLVVSYVGFKSQKILVGNQSVFDITLEEDKELLEEVVVVGYGVQKKVDLTGSVSVVKAEDISKQPVMQVSQALTGAVPGLTALQTSGKPGSDGAQLRVRGVGSISASSTPLVLIDGVAGNINGLDPNDIESFSVLKDAGAAAIYGSRASNGVILITTKRAKAGETRVEYNMYSGFQSPTNLVDPVDAATYFKHIGNEDRYNEYMNDLNRDNRDLFPDTDWVDLLFSEAGTMQYHNISVSGGTDKLRTKASIGFQDQDGNIANHNFKRYQGRLNADYTVSDKLQVSMDLNFRRSDGTEPSGGNGVKSAYHRGSIEPYMWSNGHYADSELGGNPVASVREGGLKTSQGNYFRALLKAVYEPIKDLRLMAMYAPEHNETLYEKTNRPFGLYSRPDSDDNILYGGSPRGEMKVENESRRSFVENFTATASYNKSLNRHEIGGMIGTEFIKYKSQYFKASRFGYEVDFPVLNTGNPDNDTNGGSKDHNALLSYFGRLNYSYDSRYLFTVNLRLDGSSRFAEDNRWGVFPSVSAGWNITNESFFPKDIPLNRLKLRGSWGQLGNQNIDGDKIRNKNFPYASVIEIEGARYVNDAVLQGAAQKQLANKEISWETGETLNLGLDFGLFDDRLDGSLEYYVRKTENLLGEQKISATIGLNSPVANVFNMENKGWDLSLSWRDKIGEIGYRIGGNFALVKNQVTDLNGVQFIKGSNSILQVGEPISSIYAYEATGIFNSQEEIDGAPAQFGTLEPGDIRYKDQLTVDTDGDGVFDQADGVINTDDRTIVGHNFPSKTFSFNFGVDYKGFDFSVDFQGVAGRDVLLTNSLIVPYLNGRGLNEWQLENSWTPENPNALLPAIKVYSNGSNSAQVNSKHVFDGSYLRVRNLTLGYTVPKTWLEKTFLSSVRIYASGQNLFTFSDMPDGVDPLVPNGTQGDFYPVVKTYTFGLRAAF from the coding sequence ATGAGAAACAATTTACTGAAACTAGGTTTCGGTTCCGTTTTGCGGAGCGTGACACCTTATTTTTTGGTTTTCGTGATGATCGTCGCTACGGGTATTGCCGGGGCGCATGCCAAAGACGGCCAAAGCCAGCGTTACAGCCTGAAAATCAAACAGGGAGTTTCATTGAAACAGGTGCTTGAGCAGATCACCACAAAGACGGGCTACACCTTTTTCTACAAGACCAAAGAGATAAACGTAGGCTCTGTTGTCAGTGACAGGTCGTTTTCCGATATGACCATTGACGCTATCCTGCAAAAACTCCTTCGTGAAAAGTCTTTAAGGTATGAGATAGACGGCAAGCGTATTCACCTTTACCCCAAAGACACCGAGACCGACAAGCCTGCGCAGCCGAAACAGGAAACAGGCTTTTTTATAGAGGGAACGGTGTCTGATCCCGCGGGCGAGACCATTATCGGAGCCAATATCGTGATTGAGGGAACCACTACGGGTACCACCACAGACGTGAACGGTAAGTTCAAGCTTAAGATCAAAAAAGGTGACGTACTTGTAGTATCCTACGTTGGGTTTAAATCCCAGAAAATTCTGGTCGGGAACCAGAGTGTATTCGATATCACTTTGGAAGAGGACAAAGAGTTGCTTGAAGAGGTGGTAGTAGTGGGTTACGGCGTACAGAAAAAAGTTGACCTTACAGGTTCTGTTTCCGTAGTCAAAGCCGAAGACATCTCCAAACAACCCGTAATGCAGGTTTCGCAAGCCCTTACGGGCGCTGTTCCGGGGCTTACCGCATTACAAACCAGCGGTAAGCCCGGTAGCGACGGAGCCCAACTTCGTGTACGGGGTGTCGGATCAATTAGCGCCTCTTCCACCCCACTTGTTTTGATTGACGGTGTAGCCGGTAACATCAACGGATTGGACCCTAACGATATCGAAAGCTTCTCAGTGTTGAAAGATGCCGGAGCCGCAGCCATTTACGGTTCCCGCGCCTCGAACGGTGTTATCCTGATTACTACCAAGCGCGCCAAAGCCGGCGAAACCCGTGTGGAATATAATATGTACAGCGGATTCCAAAGCCCTACTAACCTTGTGGACCCTGTGGATGCCGCCACATATTTTAAGCACATCGGGAACGAGGACAGATATAACGAATACATGAACGACCTCAACCGCGATAACCGGGACCTTTTTCCCGATACCGATTGGGTGGACTTACTGTTTTCGGAAGCCGGGACTATGCAATATCACAATATTAGCGTAAGTGGCGGAACGGACAAATTACGGACGAAAGCCTCGATCGGTTTTCAGGACCAAGACGGCAACATCGCCAATCACAATTTCAAACGTTATCAAGGTCGTTTGAACGCCGACTACACCGTAAGCGATAAGCTTCAGGTAAGTATGGACCTCAATTTCCGCCGCTCCGACGGGACTGAGCCTTCGGGTGGGAATGGTGTAAAGTCCGCCTATCATCGTGGGTCCATCGAACCTTATATGTGGAGCAACGGCCACTACGCAGATAGTGAACTGGGGGGGAACCCTGTCGCCAGTGTAAGAGAGGGTGGCTTAAAAACTAGCCAAGGCAATTATTTCAGAGCGCTGCTCAAGGCGGTGTATGAGCCAATCAAAGACCTTCGCCTGATGGCTATGTACGCTCCAGAGCACAATGAAACTTTATACGAAAAAACAAACCGCCCGTTTGGTCTATACTCAAGACCTGACTCTGATGACAATATACTTTATGGCGGGAGTCCAAGGGGTGAAATGAAGGTAGAAAACGAATCGAGAAGAAGCTTCGTGGAAAACTTCACAGCCACCGCAAGCTACAACAAAAGCTTAAACAGGCACGAAATCGGCGGGATGATCGGTACGGAATTCATCAAGTACAAATCCCAATACTTTAAGGCTAGCCGATTCGGTTATGAGGTCGACTTCCCTGTGCTTAATACTGGTAATCCCGACAATGACACTAATGGAGGATCCAAGGACCATAACGCTCTGCTCTCTTATTTTGGCCGGTTGAATTATAGCTACGATAGCCGTTACTTGTTCACGGTTAACTTACGTTTAGACGGGTCTTCGCGCTTTGCGGAAGACAATCGCTGGGGAGTGTTTCCTTCCGTAAGCGCAGGCTGGAATATCACCAACGAAAGCTTCTTTCCTAAAGACATTCCCCTTAACAGGCTTAAGCTAAGAGGCTCTTGGGGACAATTGGGCAACCAGAATATCGATGGCGATAAAATTAGAAATAAAAACTTCCCGTACGCTTCTGTGATCGAGATCGAAGGGGCGCGATATGTTAATGACGCTGTTTTACAAGGTGCCGCACAAAAACAATTAGCGAACAAGGAAATTTCTTGGGAGACAGGCGAAACACTGAACCTCGGTCTTGACTTCGGATTATTTGACGATCGCCTTGACGGCTCGCTTGAATACTATGTCCGAAAAACCGAAAACCTGCTCGGTGAACAGAAAATATCCGCCACGATAGGACTTAATTCGCCTGTTGCCAATGTTTTCAATATGGAAAACAAGGGTTGGGATCTTTCGCTATCTTGGCGCGATAAAATCGGGGAAATCGGATACCGCATCGGAGGCAATTTCGCCTTAGTGAAAAATCAAGTTACTGATCTGAACGGTGTACAATTTATCAAAGGCTCGAATTCTATTCTGCAAGTTGGAGAACCTATCAGTTCGATCTACGCTTACGAAGCGACAGGTATTTTCAATTCGCAAGAAGAGATAGACGGCGCTCCGGCGCAATTCGGAACCTTGGAACCCGGCGATATTCGATACAAAGACCAATTGACCGTAGATACTGACGGAGACGGAGTTTTCGATCAAGCCGATGGCGTCATCAACACTGATGACCGCACTATAGTAGGCCATAATTTCCCTAGCAAAACCTTCAGCTTCAATTTCGGAGTGGACTATAAAGGCTTTGACTTTTCAGTAGATTTCCAAGGTGTAGCTGGACGAGATGTTTTATTGACCAACAGTTTAATAGTCCCTTACTTAAATGGCCGCGGCCTGAATGAATGGCAACTGGAAAATTCTTGGACCCCAGAAAATCCAAACGCATTGTTACCTGCAATAAAAGTATACTCCAACGGAAGTAACAGCGCCCAAGTGAACTCAAAGCACGTTTTCGACGGCTCTTATCTTAGAGTACGTAACCTGACATTGGGCTATACTGTTCCAAAAACCTGGTTGGAAAAGACCTTTTTGTCAAGCGTAAGAATATACGCCTCCGGCCAAAACCTGTTCACTTTCTCGGACATGCCTGATGGCGTCGATCCATTAGTGCCTAACGGTACGCAGGGAGACTTTTATCCTGTGGTCAAGACCTATACTTTCGGGTTAAGGGCCGCTTTCTGA
- a CDS encoding RagB/SusD family nutrient uptake outer membrane protein encodes MKKIYKALALFIAGFAFISCDSMLDLKPLSSPTDETFFSDETELQLALNSVYGSMPLFEIEHMPFQMYMEAVLSDNSFYRITDEQAGLQALSKSEQTSTSGFEKFYENLYKGIGRANNLLQNMDKASGVVNETQFNDIKAQALCMRAYFYHRLVLYFGDVPYLDFVPTTPDQAFLPRTPKEEILDTILADLDNAASLMDKGITGVQDRITLPFVYAIKARIALYAGRFDVAATAAQMSLEQAEANGYQLHPSYGELFTFDGEDSPEILMRLPYNEEGFGKSHRIVLRFGTRFGTYSQCGPAQNLIDAYLTKNGLPIDEDPEYDPTNPWENRDPRLKATVVLPQDLWAGRIYESHPDSLESYKIENGVKSRELNRNCRSVHWPAYLSGYLYRKYVDETSLAERTTKTDVDLHFMRLAEVYLILAEAEIERNGGDLNKAASAINKLRERAWSGEDDYPAVTATSKEQMRKVLRMERRVELAMEGFRYDDLLRWRMLEKVRTIPFVGRVLDLKNAKTVPSIDMDGIVTYPDMSEYDKWQYMRNEDGSVKEEGYTPTYKERWHNAWNRKFNPDRDYLFPIPQSEIDLYEANGKTLPQNKGY; translated from the coding sequence ATGAAAAAAATATATAAAGCGTTAGCGCTATTTATCGCCGGATTCGCGTTCATTTCCTGCGACAGCATGTTGGATCTCAAACCTTTGAGCAGTCCCACTGATGAAACCTTCTTTTCGGACGAAACCGAACTTCAATTAGCGCTCAATAGCGTTTACGGCTCGATGCCTCTGTTTGAAATAGAGCATATGCCCTTTCAAATGTATATGGAGGCCGTGCTATCAGACAATTCCTTCTATCGCATCACTGATGAGCAAGCAGGCTTACAGGCTTTAAGCAAAAGTGAGCAGACCTCAACCAGCGGTTTCGAAAAGTTTTATGAAAATCTGTATAAGGGAATTGGCAGAGCCAACAACCTTCTGCAAAATATGGATAAAGCTTCCGGGGTAGTCAACGAAACCCAGTTTAATGATATAAAAGCACAGGCGCTCTGTATGAGGGCTTATTTCTATCACCGCTTGGTGCTTTATTTCGGAGATGTGCCTTATCTGGATTTTGTGCCAACCACTCCTGACCAAGCGTTTCTTCCAAGAACACCAAAAGAAGAAATCCTGGATACAATTCTCGCGGATCTGGATAATGCCGCCTCACTGATGGACAAAGGGATCACTGGCGTTCAAGACCGAATCACTTTGCCCTTTGTTTACGCTATAAAAGCCCGAATCGCACTTTACGCTGGGCGTTTTGATGTTGCGGCTACCGCCGCCCAAATGTCATTGGAACAAGCCGAAGCCAACGGTTACCAACTTCACCCCTCTTACGGTGAATTATTCACTTTTGACGGGGAGGATTCTCCCGAGATTCTTATGCGACTTCCTTATAACGAGGAAGGGTTTGGAAAATCACATCGTATCGTACTCCGCTTTGGTACCCGTTTCGGTACTTATAGCCAATGTGGGCCCGCACAAAACCTGATTGACGCATATCTTACAAAAAATGGTCTGCCTATCGACGAAGATCCCGAATATGACCCGACCAATCCGTGGGAAAACCGGGATCCGCGACTAAAAGCGACCGTAGTCTTGCCACAGGATCTTTGGGCTGGAAGAATTTACGAATCGCACCCGGACAGCCTTGAGTCATATAAAATTGAAAATGGCGTCAAGAGCCGTGAACTGAATCGTAATTGCCGCTCAGTACACTGGCCGGCGTATCTTTCGGGATACCTGTACCGCAAGTATGTTGACGAAACCAGCTTGGCCGAACGTACAACAAAAACGGATGTCGATTTGCACTTTATGAGATTGGCCGAAGTATATCTGATTTTGGCGGAAGCCGAAATCGAAAGAAACGGCGGCGACCTCAACAAAGCGGCCTCAGCGATTAACAAACTCCGTGAGCGTGCTTGGAGTGGAGAGGATGATTACCCAGCGGTAACCGCCACATCAAAAGAGCAAATGAGAAAGGTTCTGAGAATGGAACGCCGTGTAGAGTTGGCGATGGAAGGCTTCCGTTATGACGATCTTCTTCGTTGGAGAATGCTTGAAAAAGTGCGTACTATCCCGTTTGTAGGAAGAGTATTGGATCTTAAAAACGCAAAAACGGTTCCTTCAATAGACATGGACGGTATTGTGACTTACCCAGACATGTCCGAATACGACAAGTGGCAATACATGCGAAATGAGGACGGAAGCGTAAAGGAAGAAGGTTATACCCCAACATACAAGGAGCGGTGGCATAACGCCTGGAACCGGAAATTCAATCCTGACAGAGACTATCTGTTCCCCATTCCGCAAAGCGAAATCGACCTTTATGAGGCTAACGGAAAGACCTTGCCACAGAACAAAGGGTATTAA
- a CDS encoding RNA polymerase sigma-70 factor, whose amino-acid sequence MIEAKNDFLRLLKAKEYEEAFRVLYSAYFQRMFNYACGILNNPNKAEDITQEVLIDLWEKREQLRITVQLDTFLYKGIYFRAMNEIRKEKLHQERESEVEEEFYGSQDHTEWKEQLHRQIRQCADNFPEQCREVFYLSRYSHLSRSEIAEQMGISVRTVDTQLYRALKSLKNRLRKKVSR is encoded by the coding sequence ATGATCGAAGCAAAGAACGATTTTTTAAGATTGCTGAAAGCCAAAGAATACGAAGAAGCCTTCCGTGTGCTTTATAGCGCTTATTTTCAGCGGATGTTCAACTATGCTTGCGGTATTCTGAACAACCCCAACAAAGCCGAAGACATCACGCAAGAGGTTCTAATAGACTTATGGGAGAAAAGGGAACAACTTCGTATAACGGTTCAGCTCGATACTTTTCTTTACAAAGGAATCTATTTTAGGGCGATGAATGAGATCCGAAAGGAAAAACTACACCAAGAAAGGGAATCCGAAGTGGAAGAAGAGTTTTACGGATCACAGGACCACACCGAATGGAAAGAACAATTGCACCGGCAAATCCGGCAATGCGCCGATAATTTTCCCGAACAATGCCGGGAGGTTTTCTACCTTAGCCGATATTCCCACCTATCCCGTTCCGAAATCGCCGAACAGATGGGAATATCCGTCCGTACCGTGGATACCCAGCTTTACAGGGCCTTAAAGTCGCTCAAAAACCGATTGCGGAAAAAAGTTAGCCGTTAG
- a CDS encoding Pr6Pr family membrane protein: MTIRNTKKYIMALGAILTWATLLLQLYISVTKDHATIYIAPFLLLRFFTIVGNLCVALFWTLSLLGKRRAMSKFFGLTGCAACVASYITLVMLGYALLLQHAWNPQGLELLAERLLHAVIPPLFIVYWFIFEPKEELDWKSPLRWTPFLLVYYAYSLTLSSFIGKYPYPFFDVNKLGWGEVFGWAFVLWGLFIAIGWFYTIMNSLKKR; this comes from the coding sequence ATGACCATACGCAATACAAAAAAATACATCATGGCACTGGGCGCCATTCTGACCTGGGCCACACTGTTGCTGCAATTATATATCAGCGTTACGAAAGATCATGCGACCATATATATCGCGCCTTTTCTCCTGCTAAGGTTTTTTACAATTGTAGGCAATCTTTGTGTCGCTCTTTTCTGGACTCTGAGCCTATTGGGCAAGCGCAGGGCCATGTCCAAGTTTTTCGGACTAACGGGGTGCGCGGCATGCGTCGCGAGTTATATTACGCTTGTTATGCTCGGCTATGCGCTCCTTTTGCAACACGCTTGGAATCCGCAAGGGCTTGAGCTTCTTGCCGAACGGTTATTACATGCGGTTATCCCTCCGCTGTTTATTGTTTATTGGTTTATTTTCGAACCCAAAGAAGAATTGGACTGGAAATCGCCGTTGCGATGGACGCCTTTTTTGTTGGTCTATTACGCCTATTCCCTTACCCTTAGTTCGTTTATCGGAAAATATCCGTATCCGTTTTTTGATGTCAACAAACTGGGTTGGGGAGAAGTGTTTGGATGGGCCTTTGTCCTATGGGGCCTGTTTATCGCGATCGGGTGGTTTTATACGATAATGAATTCGCTTAAGAAACGGTAG